A genomic window from Ruminiclostridium cellulolyticum H10 includes:
- a CDS encoding IS3 family transposase (programmed frameshift) has translation MKKRRTFTPEQKTKIVLEVLKEAQTLTEIAAKYEIQPNQLTRWKSEFIKNANRAFSVDADETEQLKQAHEAQIDELHRQIGQLTVERNWLKKKLNNSASRQSRQSMVDKKHKKLTITRQCQLLGLNRSTLYYQPHEPDRSEEYRVKWLIDEIYTRDSSLGYRRMTHILHRDHGININKKRTHRYMREMNIYGICPGPNLSKRGRLKYVHPYLLRGLTIDRPNQVWSVDITCCRMPKGHMYLAAIIDWHSKYIVGYELSNTMDKSLVLNLVKRTITAHGKPEIINSDQGSQFTCEDYINLLKENNIKVSMDGKGQALDNICIERFWRSLKWEKLYLEEYSTPKQLRNIIQEYIAYYNIYRPHQTLEYRTPGEVYYRTLAEKTA, from the exons ATGAAAAAGAGAAGAACTTTTACCCCTGAACAGAAAACCAAAATAGTCCTCGAAGTCTTAAAAGAGGCACAAACATTGACAGAGATCGCTGCTAAGTACGAAATCCAACCAAATCAGCTTACGCGTTGGAAATCTGAGTTCATAAAGAATGCCAACCGTGCTTTCAGTGTTGATGCTGATGAAACCGAACAATTGAAGCAGGCACATGAAGCTCAGATTGACGAGCTTCACAGGCAAATAGGTCAGTTAACCGTAGAGCGTAACTGGCTCAAAAAAAAA CTGAACAATTCGGCCTCCCGACAGAGCCGCCAAAGCATGGTGGATAAAAAACATAAAAAGCTGACCATTACTCGGCAGTGCCAGTTGCTAGGGCTTAATCGGAGTACGCTTTACTATCAGCCGCACGAACCGGATCGCAGCGAAGAATACCGTGTTAAATGGCTTATTGATGAAATCTATACGAGAGACTCTTCACTTGGGTATCGGCGTATGACGCATATCCTTCATAGGGATCATGGCATAAACATCAACAAGAAGCGTACCCACCGTTATATGAGGGAAATGAACATTTATGGAATCTGCCCAGGACCCAACCTAAGTAAACGGGGCCGATTGAAGTATGTCCATCCATATCTTCTCAGAGGGCTTACAATTGATAGGCCTAATCAGGTATGGTCAGTGGATATTACCTGTTGTCGGATGCCCAAAGGTCATATGTATTTAGCAGCTATCATCGATTGGCATTCCAAATATATCGTCGGTTATGAATTATCCAATACCATGGATAAAAGTCTTGTCCTCAATCTGGTGAAAAGGACTATCACAGCACATGGGAAACCCGAAATTATTAACAGTGATCAAGGATCCCAGTTTACCTGTGAAGATTATATAAATCTTTTGAAAGAGAACAACATAAAAGTATCAATGGATGGAAAAGGTCAAGCCCTTGATAATATCTGTATTGAACGCTTCTGGCGCAGTCTGAAATGGGAGAAGCTATATCTTGAGGAATATTCCACACCTAAGCAATTACGTAACATTATTCAGGAGTATATAGCTTATTACAACATTTACCGTCCACATCAGACCTTAGAGTATAGGACACCAGGAGAAGTTTATTATAGAACCCTAGCAGAAAAAACTGCCTAA
- a CDS encoding BlaI/MecI/CopY family transcriptional regulator produces the protein MDEIKIFDAELRFMNIIWKNEPIKSTELVSIANEDLGWKKSTTYTVIRRLCERGIIKNKNTRIQSLVKREQVMQHETQEHIEKIYSGSLKLFFTTFLKRKKLSKDEVEELRKIVDENS, from the coding sequence ATGGATGAAATTAAAATATTTGATGCAGAATTACGATTTATGAACATTATCTGGAAAAATGAACCTATAAAAAGTACCGAGTTGGTTAGTATTGCAAATGAGGATTTGGGATGGAAGAAATCAACTACATATACGGTCATTAGAAGACTCTGCGAGAGAGGTATAATTAAAAATAAGAACACCAGAATACAATCTCTTGTGAAGCGTGAGCAGGTAATGCAGCACGAAACACAGGAACATATAGAAAAGATATATTCCGGCTCACTAAAGCTATTTTTTACTACATTTTTAAAAAGAAAAAAATTAAGCAAGGATGAAGTAGAGGAGCTAAGAAAGATAGTAGATGAAAACAGTTAA
- a CDS encoding TetR/AcrR family transcriptional regulator: MIKMSKSRQFTMDILLDAFWKLYRNYDIEKITIKKITDTAGYNRITFYDYFKDIYDALDCLENKILSEIELKIHKLFMATGSATTDTFTEQVVFLFNEYRDFLMRFFSDSRNKSFEGKLQNFIKSLLTKYSKVSLDFNNKYVLEFYASGLVGAFSMWFKSDCDTPLKAFLYIIYSIIKAN, from the coding sequence ATGATTAAAATGTCAAAAAGTAGACAATTTACTATGGATATTTTATTGGATGCATTCTGGAAATTATATAGAAATTATGATATAGAAAAGATAACTATAAAAAAAATAACTGATACCGCCGGATATAACAGAATTACATTTTATGACTACTTTAAAGATATATATGATGCTCTCGATTGTCTTGAAAATAAAATATTGTCTGAGATTGAACTGAAGATCCATAAATTATTTATGGCTACAGGAAGTGCAACTACTGATACTTTCACCGAACAAGTAGTATTTCTTTTCAATGAGTACCGGGATTTTCTCATGAGATTCTTCAGTGATAGCAGAAATAAGAGTTTTGAAGGAAAACTACAAAATTTTATAAAAAGCCTGCTTACAAAGTATTCTAAGGTTTCTCTAGATTTCAATAACAAATATGTACTTGAATTCTATGCCTCGGGACTTGTCGGTGCTTTCAGTATGTGGTTTAAAAGCGACTGTGATACTCCCCTTAAGGCCTTTCTCTACATAATATATTCTATTATAAAAGCGAATTAA
- a CDS encoding CotH kinase family protein: protein METKRYKYGIFIIFAVCLLVVIFFLMFMEDSNSIPTHGGLSPKDLSINDIKYPGTFFDNSKVHTIDIQVDNRTWENMIENAAYEQYIPCTMIIDGARINEVGIRPKGDTSLKQVIDMDSQNFSFKVEFDHYRNQTFDGLDKMVLNNCLQDTTYMKDYLAQHMMNYMGIAAPLTSYVNIKLNGKDFGFYLAIEAVEKSFCLRNFGSIDGKLYKPDALDLPKYDYIKIMGYETEDGQSAVENFINIMSGNAYKGCDRSTRVDMVGDMAGLLIDSNGINTDVTGLTYIDSNPKSYKAILESSVFSINESDESRLINSIRKLNRGEDLDNIVDTDSLIKYFVVHNFVNNYDGYTSVFSHNYYLHERNGKLSMIPWDYNLAYGSFSVEPGNSSSSPFGNYIKTTDALYGMSSAKSMVNYPINTPVFNTDLEKRPMINQILKNSEYSDKYHQYFEKFITDYFISGYFDRFYESTVDMISPYVKNDKKNFLTYSQFVNGINELNKFCKLRAKSVQGQLTNAIPSTLKGQQEHPEALVDTQDLDMTKTITTYSILGITNEDIDGVLKILINYIPKDYKTDGKIDMSKFKASDITYLKKIFGVMVPLAFEVSKSTKASDNTTVNTRLSRILLILSLIAMIIFTILVSRYSRVKYKKRKVRREKLEITS from the coding sequence ATGGAAACAAAAAGGTATAAATATGGTATATTCATAATTTTTGCCGTTTGTCTGCTTGTAGTGATATTTTTCTTAATGTTTATGGAGGATAGTAACAGCATTCCGACACATGGCGGTTTAAGTCCCAAGGATTTATCCATTAATGATATAAAGTACCCGGGTACATTTTTTGATAATTCGAAAGTCCATACCATCGATATTCAGGTTGATAACCGTACTTGGGAAAACATGATAGAAAATGCCGCATATGAACAATACATTCCCTGTACTATGATTATAGACGGTGCCAGAATTAATGAAGTTGGGATAAGGCCAAAAGGAGATACTTCTCTCAAACAGGTAATTGATATGGATTCTCAGAACTTTAGCTTCAAGGTTGAGTTTGACCACTATAGAAATCAGACATTTGATGGTCTTGATAAGATGGTACTCAACAACTGTTTACAGGATACAACTTATATGAAGGACTACCTGGCACAGCATATGATGAACTACATGGGGATTGCGGCACCATTAACAAGCTATGTAAATATAAAATTGAACGGAAAGGATTTTGGATTTTATCTGGCCATAGAGGCGGTTGAAAAATCTTTTTGCCTTAGGAATTTTGGCAGCATTGACGGAAAGCTATATAAGCCGGATGCACTTGATTTACCAAAATACGATTATATAAAAATTATGGGTTATGAGACAGAAGACGGCCAATCAGCAGTCGAGAACTTTATAAACATTATGTCAGGCAATGCATATAAAGGTTGTGACAGAAGTACAAGGGTCGACATGGTTGGCGATATGGCAGGTTTGCTTATTGATTCAAACGGAATAAACACCGATGTAACAGGTTTGACATATATTGATAGTAACCCAAAGAGTTATAAAGCTATTTTGGAGTCCAGTGTGTTTTCCATAAACGAAAGTGATGAAAGCAGGTTGATTAATTCAATAAGAAAGCTTAACAGGGGTGAAGATCTGGATAACATAGTAGACACTGATTCTTTAATAAAGTATTTTGTAGTGCACAACTTTGTAAATAATTATGATGGATATACAAGTGTTTTTTCACATAACTATTACCTACATGAACGTAATGGTAAATTGTCAATGATACCTTGGGATTATAACCTGGCTTACGGTTCCTTTTCAGTTGAGCCCGGAAACTCATCTTCCAGTCCTTTCGGCAATTATATTAAAACAACAGATGCCCTGTACGGTATGAGTTCTGCAAAAAGCATGGTTAATTATCCTATTAATACACCTGTATTTAATACTGATTTGGAAAAAAGACCTATGATAAATCAAATACTTAAAAACAGTGAGTATTCAGATAAGTATCATCAGTATTTTGAAAAATTTATTACTGACTATTTTATTAGCGGTTACTTTGACAGATTTTATGAATCCACTGTTGATATGATATCACCATATGTGAAAAATGATAAAAAGAACTTTCTTACTTATAGCCAGTTTGTAAACGGAATCAATGAACTTAATAAATTCTGCAAACTGAGAGCAAAAAGTGTACAGGGACAGTTAACTAACGCTATCCCATCGACATTAAAAGGACAACAAGAGCATCCCGAAGCTCTTGTTGACACACAGGATCTGGATATGACTAAAACAATTACAACGTATTCTATACTGGGAATTACAAATGAAGATATTGATGGGGTATTAAAAATACTTATAAACTACATTCCGAAAGATTATAAAACAGACGGTAAAATAGATATGTCAAAATTCAAAGCATCAGATATAACATATCTAAAAAAAATCTTCGGGGTAATGGTGCCCTTAGCTTTTGAGGTCTCCAAGAGCACCAAGGCATCAGACAATACTACCGTCAATACAAGACTATCCCGGATATTACTAA